From one Sulfurirhabdus autotrophica genomic stretch:
- the prmC gene encoding peptide chain release factor N(5)-glutamine methyltransferase — translation MPQTITQALLNNQTLLAQALQLEKIEARIEAQALLSHTLGVSKAYLIAHRDEPLNPLQENQFQTLVAQRLKGEPIAYILGEREFYSLPFKVTPAVLIPRPETELLVELALAHIPQNTPLRILDLGTGSGAVAITLAKHRPLASVTAIDQSLEALNVARDNAARLATTNITFLQSDWYQSVKHQIFDIIVSNPPYIAKNDIHLRQGDLRFEPISALASGIDGLTDIHTIVNGAKTHLSPGGWLLFEHGYDQAEACKALLDLHGFIHAESVNDLAKIPRVTLGKTP, via the coding sequence TTTAAACAATCAAACACTTCTTGCTCAGGCACTCCAATTGGAAAAGATTGAAGCGCGTATTGAAGCACAAGCGTTGCTTAGCCATACTCTAGGCGTCTCAAAAGCCTATCTCATTGCCCATCGAGATGAACCGCTAAACCCCTTGCAGGAAAACCAGTTTCAGACGCTTGTAGCACAGCGACTGAAAGGTGAACCCATCGCTTACATTCTGGGGGAACGTGAATTCTACAGCCTGCCTTTTAAAGTGACACCTGCCGTGCTGATACCCCGTCCTGAAACTGAATTACTGGTAGAGTTAGCGCTTGCACACATCCCCCAGAACACACCGCTTCGGATACTCGATCTGGGTACAGGAAGTGGCGCAGTTGCCATCACACTGGCAAAACATCGCCCCCTTGCCAGCGTCACTGCCATTGACCAGTCCCTAGAAGCGCTTAACGTGGCCCGTGACAATGCCGCGAGACTGGCCACAACAAACATTACTTTTTTGCAAAGTGACTGGTATCAGTCAGTCAAACATCAAATATTCGACATCATTGTCAGTAATCCGCCATATATAGCCAAAAACGACATTCACCTGCGGCAAGGTGATCTTCGCTTTGAGCCTATATCAGCGTTGGCTTCAGGCATTGATGGGTTGACTGATATCCATACAATTGTTAACGGCGCAAAAACACACCTTTCGCCTGGTGGATGGCTGCTTTTTGAACATGGATATGATCAGGCAGAAGCATGCAAGGCATTACTTGATTTGCATGGATTTATTCATGCGGAATCTGTTAACGATCTAGCAAAAATTCCGCGTGTTACACTAGGTAAAACACCTTAA